The Mesorhizobium sp. NBSH29 genome has a segment encoding these proteins:
- a CDS encoding EamA family transporter → MTLTVFLAVLAAAAMHATWNALIKVRSDRFASISLASLGMAVFALPVLPFVEVPALAVWPWIATSMVIHVGYRLFLILAYSHGDLAQTYPLARGTAPLMTTIGGIALFSEMPGPLAIAGILFLCFGTLLMSFRGNVGVINRRAVGFALTTSVFVAGYTLTDGSGARLATTASSYAAWLFLCDGVVSMAIGFFYRGRQLLTAMRQEWKIGILTGFLSAGSYWIAMWAMTKAPIASVAALRETSILFAMVISVTMLGESMTRWRVAAALSIIFGVIALRVG, encoded by the coding sequence ATGACGCTTACTGTTTTCCTTGCTGTTCTTGCGGCAGCGGCCATGCATGCGACATGGAACGCGCTGATCAAGGTCAGGTCGGACCGCTTTGCCTCGATCTCGCTTGCCTCGCTTGGCATGGCCGTGTTCGCGCTGCCGGTGCTGCCTTTTGTCGAGGTGCCTGCGCTGGCGGTCTGGCCGTGGATCGCCACGTCGATGGTCATCCATGTTGGCTACCGGCTGTTCCTTATCCTCGCCTATTCGCACGGCGACCTGGCGCAGACTTATCCGCTGGCGCGTGGCACGGCACCACTGATGACCACCATCGGGGGCATTGCGCTGTTTTCGGAGATGCCGGGTCCTTTGGCCATTGCCGGCATTCTGTTCCTCTGTTTTGGAACACTTTTGATGTCGTTTCGCGGCAATGTCGGGGTGATCAACCGGCGTGCGGTGGGCTTTGCGCTCACCACGTCGGTTTTTGTCGCGGGCTACACGCTCACCGACGGAAGCGGTGCGCGCCTTGCCACCACAGCATCAAGTTATGCGGCGTGGTTGTTTTTGTGTGATGGCGTCGTATCCATGGCGATCGGTTTTTTCTATCGCGGCCGGCAGCTTCTGACTGCCATGCGGCAGGAATGGAAGATCGGCATTCTCACCGGCTTTCTGAGCGCCGGCTCCTACTGGATCGCCATGTGGGCAATGACCAAAGCGCCTATTGCATCGGTGGCGGCCCTGCGCGAGACATCGATCCTGTTTGCCATGGTAATCTCGGTGACGATGCTTGGCGAAAGCATGACACGCTGGCGCGTGGCAGCAGCTCTGTCCATTATTTTCGGCGTGATCGCGTTGCGTGTCGGGTAG
- a CDS encoding endonuclease/exonuclease/phosphatase family protein, translated as MRLVSYNIQYGFGADGRYDLARAAQVLAGADIIALQEVERHWRRSDDDDQPHRLASLLPDHFWVYGPAFDMDASRRENGRVVNRRRQFGTMLLSRFPIAWSRLHLLPMRRGTARLNTQNPALECLVETPAGPVRILSLHLAHIDAGERLEQLDVLLDLHRRAASIGGPWSGVDDETSRDWSHGELEPACPQTAIWMGDFNCQPDSAEYRRITEAADQPHGFVDAAVAAGATPEGCYTHLRTLSGQVQRRRLDYCFVSPNLASRVHAHSVDTAETASDHFPVLVDIDLEMKLPV; from the coding sequence TTGAGACTTGTCAGCTACAACATTCAATACGGGTTCGGCGCCGATGGGCGCTATGATCTGGCGCGCGCTGCACAGGTCCTTGCAGGCGCCGACATCATTGCGCTTCAGGAAGTGGAGCGGCATTGGCGCCGCAGTGACGATGACGACCAGCCGCACCGCCTCGCCAGTCTTTTGCCAGATCATTTCTGGGTCTACGGTCCGGCTTTCGACATGGATGCCAGCCGCCGCGAGAATGGCCGTGTCGTCAATCGCCGACGGCAGTTTGGCACCATGCTGCTGTCGCGCTTTCCGATTGCGTGGTCGCGGTTGCATCTGTTGCCGATGCGGCGTGGCACCGCCCGGCTGAATACGCAAAATCCGGCGCTCGAATGCCTTGTCGAAACGCCGGCGGGGCCGGTACGCATTCTGTCACTTCATCTTGCGCATATTGATGCCGGTGAAAGGCTCGAACAACTCGATGTGCTCCTCGATCTGCATCGGCGCGCGGCCAGTATTGGCGGGCCGTGGAGCGGCGTCGATGACGAGACCTCGCGCGACTGGAGCCATGGCGAGCTGGAGCCAGCGTGCCCGCAGACGGCAATCTGGATGGGCGATTTTAACTGCCAGCCGGACAGTGCCGAGTATCGGCGCATCACCGAAGCTGCCGACCAACCGCACGGCTTTGTTGATGCGGCAGTGGCAGCCGGGGCAACACCCGAGGGATGCTACACGCATTTGCGCACCCTATCGGGGCAGGTGCAAAGGCGACGCCTCGATTACTGCTTCGTCAGCCCGAACCTCGCTTCAAGAGTTCACGCCCATAGCGTCGATACAGCTGAAACAGCCTCGGACCATTTTCCAGTCCTCGTCGACATCGATCTCGAAATGAAGCTGCCGGTATGA
- a CDS encoding iron-containing alcohol dehydrogenase yields the protein MNLVSKWNYPTTVRFGAGRISELPDVLAATGIKRPLFVTDPGLAKLPVVASTLKILDDANVPYGVFSEVKPNPVEANLTAGIVVFKSGNHDGVIAFGGGSALDLGKLIAFQAGQTRPVWDFEDVDDWWTRADSDAIAPIIAVPTTAGTGSEVGRAGVITNEATHTKKVIFHPKLLPAIVIADPALSVGMPSFITAGTGMDALAHCLEAYCAPGYHPMADGIAVEGIRLVFENLPKAYADGSDLIARAHMMSAAAMGAAAFQKGLGAIHSLSHPIGALYDTHHGMTNAVFMPYVLAFNRSAIEARIERLAAYCGIEGGFDGFAAAVLSLRENLKVPHTLGAFIKDLDMDDARKALIADMAVVDPTAGGNPVKLTKEAALLLLNNAITGEL from the coding sequence ATGAATCTCGTTTCCAAATGGAATTATCCCACCACCGTGCGGTTCGGCGCTGGTCGCATTTCGGAACTGCCGGATGTGCTTGCAGCTACCGGCATCAAGCGCCCGCTTTTCGTCACCGATCCGGGGCTGGCGAAGCTGCCAGTGGTGGCTTCCACGCTCAAAATTCTTGACGATGCGAATGTGCCTTATGGGGTGTTTTCCGAGGTTAAGCCAAACCCGGTGGAAGCGAACCTGACAGCTGGCATTGTCGTCTTCAAGAGCGGTAATCATGACGGTGTGATTGCCTTTGGTGGCGGCTCGGCACTTGATCTGGGCAAGCTGATTGCATTTCAAGCTGGGCAGACGCGCCCGGTATGGGATTTCGAAGATGTCGATGATTGGTGGACGCGGGCCGATAGCGATGCCATCGCACCCATTATTGCCGTGCCGACGACTGCCGGGACTGGCTCTGAAGTGGGGCGCGCAGGTGTCATCACCAATGAAGCCACGCATACAAAGAAGGTCATTTTTCACCCCAAGCTTTTGCCGGCCATTGTGATTGCCGATCCGGCCTTGTCGGTCGGCATGCCGTCCTTCATCACGGCGGGCACCGGTATGGATGCGCTGGCGCATTGCCTGGAAGCCTATTGCGCACCGGGCTATCACCCCATGGCCGATGGCATTGCGGTGGAGGGCATCCGTCTTGTCTTCGAGAACCTGCCAAAGGCTTATGCCGACGGCAGCGATCTTATCGCGCGCGCGCATATGATGAGCGCTGCAGCGATGGGCGCTGCGGCGTTCCAAAAGGGGCTCGGCGCAATCCATTCGCTGTCGCATCCGATAGGAGCGCTCTACGACACCCATCACGGCATGACCAACGCGGTCTTCATGCCCTATGTTCTGGCCTTCAACCGGTCGGCCATCGAGGCTCGTATCGAGCGCCTTGCAGCCTATTGCGGCATCGAGGGCGGGTTCGATGGTTTTGCCGCTGCGGTGCTCAGCCTGCGCGAGAATTTGAAGGTGCCGCACACGCTTGGCGCCTTCATCAAGGATCTCGATATGGATGATGCCCGCAAGGCGCTGATCGCCGATATGGCAGTGGTGGATCCCACCGCCGGCGGCAACCCGGTCAAGCTCACCAAAGAGGCAGCGCTTTTGCTTCTGAATAACGCGATCACAGGCGAACTCTGA
- a CDS encoding aldehyde dehydrogenase family protein, producing MIPLETITLKSPIDGSIYAERPIADDKAVSAVVERARAAQAGWAATPIDERTGAILKMLEALVAMNDDIVPEIAWQMGRPIRYGGEFGGVKERTNYMVEIAQAALAPVMASNPKDGFRRYVKKDALGVVMVIAPWNYPYLTAVNTIVPALIAGNTVILKHAAQTLLVGERFAQAFEAAGFPKGVFQNIVLNHAQTEKLLGSGKIDHVNFTGSVAGGRAIEKAAAGTFMTLGLELGGKDPAYVLPDAKLDHAVANLVEGAFFNSGQCCCGIERVYVHEKVYDAFVEGFVAETKSAYVLGNPLDEKTTMGPMAQARFADMIREQKAEALRKGATAHLNLKSEQDVAGSPYLSPEVLTNVDHQMSVMREESFGPIVGIMKVRSDEDAIALMNDSPYGLTASIWTSDTEHAIAIGDRVETGTVFMNRCDYLDPALVWTGVKDTGKGAALSAIGYDNLTRPKSYHLREKI from the coding sequence ATGATACCTTTGGAAACCATTACACTCAAATCCCCCATCGATGGGTCAATCTACGCCGAGCGGCCTATCGCCGATGACAAGGCTGTTTCGGCGGTGGTCGAGCGGGCGCGAGCGGCGCAGGCCGGATGGGCGGCAACGCCGATTGATGAGCGTACTGGCGCAATCTTGAAGATGCTTGAGGCGCTTGTAGCGATGAACGATGACATCGTGCCGGAGATTGCCTGGCAGATGGGTCGGCCAATCCGCTATGGCGGCGAGTTTGGCGGCGTGAAGGAACGCACCAATTACATGGTTGAGATCGCGCAGGCGGCACTCGCGCCGGTCATGGCATCAAACCCCAAGGACGGGTTTCGTCGCTATGTGAAGAAGGATGCGCTCGGCGTTGTGATGGTGATTGCGCCGTGGAACTATCCGTATCTCACTGCCGTGAATACGATTGTGCCGGCGTTGATTGCAGGCAATACGGTAATCCTCAAGCATGCGGCGCAGACGCTTCTGGTTGGTGAGCGGTTTGCTCAGGCGTTTGAGGCTGCTGGTTTTCCCAAAGGCGTATTCCAGAACATTGTGCTGAACCATGCGCAGACCGAGAAGCTGCTTGGCTCGGGCAAGATTGATCATGTCAATTTCACCGGGTCGGTGGCAGGTGGGCGGGCCATTGAAAAGGCTGCGGCCGGTACCTTCATGACGCTTGGCTTGGAGCTTGGCGGCAAGGACCCGGCCTATGTGCTGCCGGATGCGAAGCTTGACCACGCGGTGGCCAATCTGGTCGAGGGCGCGTTCTTCAATTCGGGCCAATGCTGCTGCGGTATCGAGCGCGTCTATGTCCACGAGAAGGTCTATGACGCGTTCGTGGAAGGTTTTGTTGCCGAGACCAAAAGCGCTTACGTGCTTGGCAATCCGCTTGATGAAAAAACCACCATGGGTCCAATGGCTCAGGCGCGCTTTGCCGACATGATCCGCGAACAGAAGGCTGAGGCGTTGCGCAAGGGCGCGACCGCGCATCTGAACCTGAAGTCCGAGCAGGATGTTGCGGGCTCGCCCTATCTGTCGCCGGAGGTTCTGACCAATGTTGACCACCAGATGAGTGTGATGCGTGAGGAAAGTTTTGGACCCATTGTCGGTATCATGAAGGTGCGCTCAGACGAGGACGCCATCGCCTTGATGAATGACAGCCCCTACGGTCTCACGGCATCAATCTGGACCAGCGACACCGAGCACGCCATCGCCATTGGCGACCGCGTTGAAACCGGAACCGTGTTCATGAACCGCTGCGATTATCTTGATCCGGCATTGGTGTGGACGGGCGTGAAGGACACCGGCAAGGGGGCAGCTCTATCTGCCATCGGCTATGACAATCTCACCCGGCCGAAGAGTTATCATCTGCGCGAAAAGATCTAG
- a CDS encoding type II toxin-antitoxin system VapC family toxin, giving the protein MRGISVKTGFEAGVLLDTCAVLFIAMGKVLKDEADRAIGMAARDGTLYVSPISAWEIGMGTARGRLSLPTEPLQFFNAFVQTMGAQVDPLSPEVLVHSSWMPGKPHKDPMDRVLIAAARLRNTVLVTSDASILQYSAAGHVRALSC; this is encoded by the coding sequence ATGAGGGGTATCTCGGTGAAGACCGGCTTTGAGGCTGGCGTGCTGCTGGACACCTGCGCGGTTCTCTTCATCGCCATGGGGAAAGTTTTGAAAGACGAAGCTGACAGGGCCATCGGAATGGCTGCGCGGGACGGCACGCTTTACGTGTCGCCGATTTCCGCCTGGGAGATCGGCATGGGAACCGCTCGGGGCCGGCTCAGTCTTCCGACCGAGCCGCTGCAGTTCTTCAACGCGTTTGTGCAGACTATGGGTGCGCAAGTCGATCCGCTCTCCCCGGAGGTTCTTGTCCATTCATCGTGGATGCCCGGGAAACCGCACAAGGATCCCATGGATCGTGTGTTGATTGCCGCCGCTCGGCTGCGCAATACGGTCCTGGTCACCAGTGACGCATCGATCTTGCAATACAGCGCTGCCGGCCACGTCCGGGCGCTCTCGTGCTAA
- a CDS encoding helix-turn-helix domain-containing protein: MTAVVNKAWFEDRWKRKGLTLRKTAQLMGIDPSALSRTLSGEREMKLAEVGKIATVLDVTLNDVLAHMQSDGGPVDDVSSANENDVRISSHSGFGFMRGLIKIEDGFDVAGPFSVEPLDEGYLGEDRL, translated from the coding sequence ATGACAGCAGTCGTCAACAAAGCCTGGTTCGAGGATCGGTGGAAGCGCAAGGGGCTGACACTGCGCAAAACGGCGCAACTCATGGGCATTGATCCGAGTGCGCTGTCACGAACCCTGAGCGGTGAGCGGGAGATGAAGTTGGCTGAGGTTGGAAAAATCGCAACAGTCCTCGATGTTACCCTCAACGATGTACTGGCGCATATGCAAAGCGACGGCGGGCCGGTCGATGACGTATCGAGCGCGAACGAAAATGATGTGCGGATAAGCTCTCATTCCGGCTTCGGGTTCATGCGCGGGCTGATCAAGATTGAAGATGGGTTCGATGTCGCCGGGCCTTTCAGTGTTGAGCCTTTGGATGAGGGGTATCTCGGTGAAGACCGGCTTTGA
- a CDS encoding glutamine synthetase family protein: MAKKYSFSDLGKDVESGAVDTVLACAVDMQGRLIGKRFLARYFVESAHDETHGCNYLLANDIDMEPVPGYKAASWSKGYGDFVIKPDLGTLRKIPWLENTALVLCDLLDHHSHEDLAHSPRGILKRQVKRLTERGYMGYFASELEFYLFSETYDSARKKHWQGLETASPYIGDYLIGITTKEEGVMRRLRNEMELAGIPIENSKGEWGPGQEEINVRYAEALEMADRHVILKNGAKEIAQTEGKAISFMAKYNYGLAGNSSHIHNSLWSADGKEPLFYDKKSDFTLSKLGQQWSAGQLKYASEFTLFLAPYINSYKRFQSGTFAPTKIMWSEDNRTAGFRLCGEGTKGIRMECRIGGADLNPYLAFSALIAAGLAGIDEELELEKPFVGDAYQASRLPEIPKTLRDATETLAKSKMLRDALGEDVVEHYLHTARWEQLEYDRRITDWELHRGFERY; the protein is encoded by the coding sequence ATGGCGAAAAAATATTCGTTCTCGGATCTCGGCAAGGACGTGGAGAGCGGAGCCGTTGATACGGTGCTCGCCTGCGCGGTGGATATGCAGGGCCGTTTGATCGGCAAGCGCTTTCTTGCGCGCTATTTCGTCGAAAGCGCGCATGATGAAACGCATGGCTGCAACTATCTGCTGGCCAATGACATCGATATGGAGCCGGTGCCCGGCTACAAGGCGGCAAGCTGGTCGAAGGGCTATGGCGATTTCGTCATCAAGCCTGATCTTGGCACGCTGCGCAAAATTCCATGGCTGGAAAACACTGCTTTGGTGCTGTGCGATCTTTTAGATCATCACAGCCATGAGGATCTGGCGCATTCGCCGCGCGGTATTTTGAAACGTCAGGTCAAGCGCCTGACAGAGCGCGGTTATATGGGCTATTTCGCCTCCGAGCTGGAATTCTACCTGTTTTCCGAAACCTATGATTCCGCGCGCAAGAAGCATTGGCAGGGGCTGGAGACAGCTTCGCCCTATATTGGCGATTATCTGATCGGCATCACCACCAAGGAAGAAGGCGTGATGCGGCGCCTGCGCAACGAGATGGAGTTGGCTGGCATCCCGATCGAAAACTCCAAGGGCGAGTGGGGTCCAGGTCAGGAAGAGATCAATGTGCGCTACGCAGAAGCGCTGGAGATGGCAGATCGCCATGTCATTCTGAAAAACGGCGCCAAGGAAATTGCGCAGACCGAGGGCAAGGCCATCTCCTTTATGGCCAAGTATAATTACGGACTTGCCGGCAATTCGAGCCATATCCACAATTCGTTGTGGAGTGCGGATGGTAAGGAGCCCCTGTTCTACGATAAGAAGTCGGATTTCACGCTGTCGAAGCTTGGCCAGCAATGGTCGGCTGGGCAGCTTAAATATGCCAGCGAGTTCACCCTGTTCCTGGCGCCTTATATCAACTCCTACAAGCGCTTCCAGTCGGGCACTTTTGCGCCGACCAAGATTATGTGGAGCGAGGACAACCGTACCGCCGGCTTCCGTCTCTGCGGCGAGGGCACCAAGGGTATTCGCATGGAATGCCGCATCGGTGGGGCAGACCTCAACCCTTACCTCGCTTTTTCAGCGCTGATTGCTGCTGGGCTTGCCGGGATCGACGAGGAACTGGAACTTGAAAAGCCGTTTGTGGGCGATGCCTATCAGGCCTCGCGGCTGCCGGAAATTCCCAAGACCCTGCGCGATGCGACCGAGACATTGGCGAAATCCAAAATGCTAAGAGATGCGCTCGGCGAGGATGTGGTGGAGCATTATCTGCACACCGCGCGCTGGGAGCAGCTTGAATATGACCGCCGCATTACCGATTGGGAATTGCACCGCGGGTTTGAACGTTATTGA
- a CDS encoding TRAP transporter substrate-binding protein produces the protein MTMTFKPSRRDFIRKAGLASAGAVGATALATPYVQAQSAPIKWRLQTYAGAALGPHVTKPAVDMFNKAAKGEMEIELYYADQLVPTGELFRALQAGTIDAVHSDDDSMAAPVDISVFGGYFPFATKSILDVPVLFQQYGLAEIWRDAYAKAGGVVWLSAAGQDPCHFNTKKPLKSLDDLKGLRLYTFPTAGKFLAQFGVVPVSIPYEDVQVAVQTGELDGMSWSGITEDYTVGWADVTDYFLTNNISGAWIGSWFVNEKRWSEVPQHLKDLWLACVDAGHTYRNQWYWGGEANLRATGDKLELTTIPAEEWATVEEAALKFWDEIAAESETRAKVVDIFKKYNANLKKAGGLYAAG, from the coding sequence ATGACCATGACCTTCAAGCCATCAAGACGCGATTTCATCCGCAAGGCAGGCCTTGCATCGGCTGGTGCAGTGGGCGCCACCGCATTGGCAACACCTTATGTTCAGGCGCAGTCGGCGCCGATCAAATGGCGATTGCAGACTTACGCCGGTGCGGCACTCGGCCCGCATGTCACCAAGCCAGCCGTTGATATGTTCAACAAGGCGGCCAAGGGCGAGATGGAAATCGAACTCTATTATGCCGACCAGCTGGTGCCGACGGGCGAACTGTTCCGCGCGTTGCAGGCCGGTACAATCGACGCCGTGCATTCCGACGATGATTCCATGGCAGCACCGGTCGATATTTCGGTGTTTGGCGGCTACTTCCCGTTCGCGACCAAAAGCATTCTCGATGTGCCAGTGCTGTTCCAGCAATATGGGCTGGCCGAGATCTGGCGTGATGCCTATGCCAAGGCAGGCGGCGTTGTCTGGCTTTCGGCAGCGGGTCAGGACCCGTGCCACTTCAACACCAAGAAGCCGCTGAAGTCGCTCGACGATCTCAAGGGCCTGCGCCTCTACACCTTCCCGACAGCGGGCAAGTTTCTGGCGCAGTTTGGCGTGGTTCCTGTGTCCATCCCTTATGAGGATGTGCAGGTTGCCGTGCAGACCGGCGAACTCGATGGCATGTCATGGTCGGGCATTACCGAGGATTATACGGTGGGCTGGGCCGATGTGACGGATTACTTCCTCACCAACAATATTTCCGGTGCGTGGATTGGTTCGTGGTTCGTCAATGAAAAGCGCTGGAGCGAGGTGCCACAGCATCTGAAGGATCTGTGGCTTGCCTGCGTTGATGCCGGTCACACCTACCGCAACCAGTGGTATTGGGGTGGCGAGGCAAATCTGCGCGCCACCGGCGACAAGCTTGAACTGACCACCATTCCTGCCGAAGAATGGGCGACGGTGGAAGAAGCCGCACTGAAGTTCTGGGACGAGATCGCCGCTGAAAGCGAAACACGCGCCAAAGTGGTTGATATCTTCAAGAAGTATAATGCCAACCTCAAAAAGGCAGGCGGGCTTTACGCCGCCGGCTGA
- a CDS encoding TRAP transporter large permease — translation MSYDLIAVLMFSGMMLLLLTGQRVFAVIGFVGAIAALLLWGDGGVELPFTAIMKVMKWYPLLTLPLFVFMGYMLAESGIADDLYRMFHVWMGPLRGGLAIGTILMMVVISAINGLSVAGMAVGATIALPELLRRGYDKIMVTGVIQAGSTLGILVPPSVVLVLYGMIARQPVGHLWMAGVFPGLLMASLFILYIVVRCWIQPELGPPLAAEERAQYSRRDKLKLLSAGLVPLVIFIAMTGLFLTGVTSLVESSAVGAVSALLAALLRGRLTRTVLHETTRKTLGISCMFFWIITAALCFGAVFDGLGAVKGVERLFVGDLGLEPWQVLVLMQLTFLVLGIFLDDTAMLVIVAPLFIPLAAALGFDLIWYGVLYTITCQIAYLTPPFGYNLFLMRAMAPPEVTLPDIYRSVFPFVGIMLFTLILIGVFPQIATWLPEHYYGK, via the coding sequence ACGGGGCAGCGGGTGTTTGCTGTAATCGGGTTTGTCGGCGCCATTGCTGCTCTTCTTCTGTGGGGCGATGGCGGGGTGGAGCTGCCCTTCACCGCCATCATGAAGGTGATGAAGTGGTACCCGCTTCTGACGCTGCCGCTGTTCGTTTTCATGGGCTACATGCTGGCCGAATCCGGCATTGCCGATGATCTCTACCGCATGTTCCACGTCTGGATGGGGCCGCTGCGTGGCGGTCTCGCCATCGGCACCATTTTGATGATGGTGGTGATTTCGGCCATCAACGGGTTGAGCGTTGCCGGTATGGCGGTGGGCGCCACCATCGCGCTGCCGGAATTGTTGCGGCGCGGCTATGACAAGATCATGGTCACCGGCGTCATCCAGGCAGGTTCTACGCTGGGCATTCTGGTGCCACCAAGCGTCGTCTTGGTTCTCTACGGCATGATCGCGCGCCAGCCGGTCGGGCATCTTTGGATGGCGGGGGTGTTCCCCGGTCTTTTGATGGCGAGCCTCTTCATCCTCTACATCGTGGTGCGGTGCTGGATTCAGCCAGAGCTCGGGCCGCCATTGGCCGCTGAGGAACGTGCGCAATATAGCCGCCGCGACAAGCTCAAACTGCTCAGCGCAGGGCTTGTGCCGCTGGTGATTTTCATTGCGATGACTGGCCTGTTTCTCACCGGCGTCACCAGTCTTGTTGAAAGCTCGGCGGTGGGTGCTGTCTCGGCCCTTCTGGCGGCGCTTTTGCGCGGACGGCTGACGCGCACAGTGTTGCATGAAACGACGCGCAAGACGCTTGGCATCTCCTGCATGTTTTTCTGGATCATCACGGCGGCGCTCTGCTTCGGCGCGGTGTTTGACGGGCTCGGTGCCGTGAAGGGTGTGGAACGGCTGTTCGTTGGCGACCTTGGCCTTGAGCCATGGCAGGTGCTGGTGCTCATGCAGCTGACGTTTCTGGTGCTCGGCATCTTCCTTGATGATACGGCCATGCTGGTCATCGTCGCGCCGCTGTTCATCCCGTTGGCTGCCGCACTTGGCTTCGATCTTATCTGGTACGGCGTGCTCTACACGATCACTTGCCAGATCGCCTATCTGACGCCGCCCTTCGGCTACAATCTGTTTCTCATGCGCGCCATGGCGCCGCCTGAGGTGACGTTGCCCGACATCTATCGTTCGGTGTTTCCATTCGTCGGGATCATGCTCTTCACACTCATCCTGATCGGGGTCTTTCCGCAGATCGCGACCTGGCTGCCAGAGCATTACTACGGAAAATGA